The Streptomyces laurentii genome contains a region encoding:
- a CDS encoding hypothetical protein (identified by MetaGeneAnnotator; putative;~sequence version:1), producing the protein MPGEAMHCWIVVLDIENFSSRPDPIQRSLRTGMYEVLRAALVRAGLPADDIVTEDRGDGVLMIVPATVSPIVLAGPFVRALDDELQQKAVVYSPAHAMRFRVALHQGLTARDGEGWSGDAVNTACRLVDAGPLREVLAAATSSRMVFVVSDGIYQAVVRHGHLSLDPAAYLPMPFRTKHGELVESWVTVPGYPAPPGLPAAVPDRSAQADPAQTGPTEAGGAQDRRPAGGSVFSIGTVQGDAFQGDKTVHIHTNGPVRP; encoded by the coding sequence ATGCCTGGTGAGGCCATGCACTGCTGGATCGTGGTTCTGGACATCGAGAACTTCAGCTCCCGGCCCGATCCGATCCAGCGTTCGCTGCGCACCGGAATGTACGAGGTGTTGCGCGCGGCGCTGGTACGGGCCGGGCTGCCGGCCGACGACATCGTCACCGAGGACCGAGGGGACGGGGTCCTCATGATCGTTCCAGCGACCGTCTCGCCGATCGTCCTGGCCGGGCCTTTCGTACGCGCCCTCGACGACGAGCTGCAGCAGAAGGCGGTCGTGTACAGCCCCGCCCACGCGATGCGGTTCCGCGTGGCGCTGCACCAGGGACTCACCGCCCGGGACGGTGAGGGCTGGTCCGGGGACGCCGTCAACACCGCCTGCCGACTGGTCGACGCCGGCCCGCTCCGCGAGGTCCTGGCCGCGGCAACCTCGTCGCGGATGGTCTTCGTGGTCTCGGACGGGATCTACCAGGCCGTCGTCCGGCACGGCCATCTCTCGCTCGACCCGGCCGCGTACCTGCCTATGCCCTTCCGAACCAAGCACGGCGAACTCGTCGAGAGCTGGGTGACCGTGCCGGGCTACCCGGCCCCGCCCGGTCTCCCCGCGGCGGTTCCGGACCGGTCTGCGCAGGCCGACCCCGCGCAGACCGGTCCTACGGAGGCCGGCGGCGCCCAGGACCGGCGGCCGGCGGGCGGATCCGTCTTCAGCATCGGAACTGTCCAGGGTGACGCGTTCCAGGGTGACAAGACCGTGCACATCCACACGAACGGCCCGGTCCGGCCATGA